One window of Clarias gariepinus isolate MV-2021 ecotype Netherlands chromosome 21, CGAR_prim_01v2, whole genome shotgun sequence genomic DNA carries:
- the LOC128509370 gene encoding zinc finger protein 709-like codes for MCSLHLDLPPKIPQDMAFKGSTKKTLSSHREEYHEEMKNQNYQCSGCGKRFSYPSCLKRHERIHTGEKPYHCAQCGTSFTAASSLQTHQRIHTGEKPYHCTQCGKSFTAASSLQTHQRIHTGEKPYYCTQCGTSFTRADNLRKHQRVHTGEKPYHCAQCGTSFSTSSYLQTHQRIHTGEKPYQCSQCGKSFSTSSYLQTHQRIHTGDKPYHCTQCGKSFTAASSFQKHQRIHTGEKPYYCTQCGTSFTRADNLRKHQRVHTGEKPYHCAQCGTSFTTSSYLQTHQRIHTGEKPYQCSQCGKSFSTSSYLQKHQRIHTGEKPYHCLRCGKSFTAATSFQAHQRIHTGEKPYHCSQCGKSFSTSSYLQKHQRIHTGEKPYHCLRCGKSFTAATSFQAHQRIHTGEKPYHCSQCGTCFTRAGDLQKHQRIHTGEKPYHCTQCGKSFSTSSSLQTHQRIHTGEKPYHCLRCWKSFTQAGHLRTHQRIHMGENP; via the coding sequence ATGTGTTCACTGCACTTAGATTTACCTCCAAAAATACCTCAAGATATGGCCTTTAAAGGAAGTACTAAGAAAACATTATCTAGTCATCGTGAAGAATATCATGAAGAAATGAAGAACCAAAATTACCAGTGCTCAGGTTGTGGGAAGAGATTTAGTTACCCAAGTTGTCTGAAAAGACAtgagcgcattcacacaggagagaagccgtatcactgcgCACAGTGTGGAAcgagttttactgcagctagttCTCTACAAACACACCAGCGCATCCACACTGGAGAGAAACCGTATCACTgcacacagtgtgggaagagttttactgcagctagttCTTTACAAACACACCAGCGCAtccacactggagagaagccgtattacTGCACACAGTGTGGAACGAGTTTTACAAGGGCTGATAACTTACGAAAACACCAGCgcgttcacacaggagagaagccgtatcactgcgCACAGTGTGGAACAAGTTTTTCTACTTCTAGTTATCTCcaaacacaccagcgcattcacactggagaaaagccgtatcagtgctcacagtgtgggaagagtttttctACTTCTAGTTATCTCcaaacacaccagcgcattcacactggagataagccgtatcactgcacacagtgtgggaagagttttactgcagctagttctttccaaaaacaccagcgtattcacacaggagagaagccgtattacTGCACACAGTGTGGAACGAGTTTTACAAGGGCTGATAACTTACGAAAACACCAGCgcgttcacacaggagagaagccgtatcactgcgCACAGTGTGGAACGAGTTTTACTACTTCTAGTTATCTCcaaacacaccagcgcattcacactggagaaaagccgtatcagtgctcacagtgtgggaagagtttttctACTTCTAGTTATCTCCAaaaacaccagcgcattcacactggagaaaaGCCATATCACTGCTTACgatgtgggaagagttttactgcagctactaGTTTTCAagcacaccagcgcattcacacaggagagaagccgtatcactgctcacagtgtgggaagagtttttctACTTCTAGTTATCTCCAaaaacaccagcgcattcacactggagaaaaGCCATATCACTGCTTACgatgtgggaagagttttactgcagctactaGTTTTCAagcacaccagcgcattcacacaggagagaagccgtatcactgctcacagtgtggaacgTGTTTTACAAGGGCTGGTGACCTACAaaaacaccagcgcattcacacaggagagaagccgtatcactgcacacagtgtggaaagagtttttctACTTCTAGTTCTCTGcaaacacaccagcgcattcacacaggagagaagccgtatcactgcttACGATGTTGGAAGAGTTTTACACAGGCAGGTCATCTGCGAACACACCAGCGTATTCACATGGGAGAGAATCCATAA